The Streptomyces sp. NBC_00344 genome includes a window with the following:
- a CDS encoding demethylmenaquinone methyltransferase, with protein MTRASLDKQPHEVASMFDDVAANYDLTNDVLSLGQARLWRKEVAKAVDARPAQRILDLAAGTATSSLPFAATGAYVVPCDFSIGMLRVGKVRHPHLPLTAGDATKLPFRDDVFDAVTISFGLRNVQETDAALRELYRVTKPGGRVVICEFSQPTWAPFRTVYTEYLMRALPPVATAVSSNPDAYVYLAESIRAWPDQPALAARLQQAGWADVAWRNLTGGVVALHRGFKRTD; from the coding sequence GTGACCCGAGCATCCCTGGACAAGCAGCCGCATGAAGTCGCCTCGATGTTCGACGACGTGGCGGCGAACTACGACCTCACCAATGATGTGCTCTCTCTCGGGCAGGCGCGGCTGTGGCGCAAGGAGGTCGCCAAGGCCGTCGACGCCCGGCCCGCGCAGAGGATCCTCGACCTCGCCGCGGGGACCGCGACGTCCTCACTGCCCTTCGCCGCGACCGGCGCGTACGTCGTGCCCTGCGACTTCTCGATCGGCATGCTCAGGGTCGGCAAGGTGCGTCATCCGCATCTGCCGCTGACCGCGGGCGACGCGACGAAGCTGCCCTTCCGCGACGACGTCTTCGACGCCGTGACGATCTCCTTCGGGCTGCGCAACGTCCAGGAGACGGACGCCGCGCTGCGTGAGCTGTACCGGGTCACCAAGCCCGGCGGCCGGGTGGTGATCTGCGAGTTCTCGCAGCCGACCTGGGCCCCGTTCCGCACCGTCTACACCGAGTACCTGATGCGCGCGTTGCCGCCGGTGGCCACCGCGGTGTCGTCCAACCCGGACGCGTACGTCTACCTCGCCGAGTCCATCCGCGCCTGGCCCGACCAGCCGGCGCTCGCGGCCCGTCTTCAGCAGGCCGGCTGGGCGGATGTCGCCTGGCGCAATCTGACCGGCGGTGTGGTGGCACTGCACAGGGGATTCAAGCGGACCGACTGA
- a CDS encoding imidazolonepropionase-like domain-containing protein has protein sequence MITLHRARTCAVVVDGDRVAALGPYEELAAVYGGQARLREWDGTLTPGRYEPDAPALLEAAYWPDPREDLGCEPLTGGTLAALAMTDVRWGASARRGLQRLLAAGTTAVAGPFARPSVRTAVERSGLPVLPAPRPLTVSGRADFAVLGDDSACLVTCIGGRLLYRAR, from the coding sequence TTGATCACCCTTCACCGGGCGCGCACGTGTGCGGTCGTCGTCGACGGCGACCGCGTCGCGGCCCTCGGCCCTTACGAGGAACTGGCCGCGGTGTACGGCGGGCAGGCCCGGCTCCGGGAGTGGGACGGGACGCTGACACCAGGCCGGTACGAACCGGACGCGCCCGCGCTGCTCGAAGCCGCCTACTGGCCCGACCCCCGTGAGGACCTCGGCTGCGAACCTCTCACGGGCGGGACGCTGGCGGCGCTCGCGATGACCGACGTGCGCTGGGGCGCGAGCGCCCGGCGCGGACTGCAGCGGCTGCTGGCTGCGGGAACGACCGCGGTCGCCGGCCCGTTCGCCCGCCCCTCTGTCCGTACCGCTGTCGAGCGTTCCGGTCTGCCGGTCCTTCCCGCACCGCGGCCGCTGACCGTCTCCGGGCGCGCCGACTTCGCGGTACTGGGGGATGACAGCGCCTGCCTGGTGACCTGCATCGGCGGCCGGCTGCTGTACCGGGCGCGCTGA
- the mqnC gene encoding cyclic dehypoxanthinyl futalosine synthase encodes MTENADLTSVNVAAVLDRAAAGGRITPEEALVLYRSAPLHALGSAADAVRRRRYAGTEHIATYIIERNINYTNVCVTACKFCAFYAAPKDTAKGWTRDLDDILRRCAETVELGGTQIMFQGGHHPDFGVEYYEEHFSAIKKAFPQLVIHSLGASEVEHMARISEVSVEEAITRIHAAGLDSFAGAGAELLPERPRKAIAPLKESGERWLEIMEAAHRLGVESTSTMLMGTGETNAERIEHLRMIRDVQDRTGGFRAFIPYTYQPENNHLKGRTQATLFEYLRMIAIARLFLDNVAHIQGSWLTTGKEVGQLSLHYGADDLGSIMLEENVVSSAGARHRSNRMEIIDLIRKSGRVPAQRTTTYEHIVVHDDPANDPVDDRVVSHISSTAIEGGTAHPELKLLDAN; translated from the coding sequence GTGACCGAGAACGCCGACCTTACGTCTGTAAATGTCGCAGCCGTCCTCGACCGTGCCGCCGCCGGTGGGCGCATTACCCCCGAGGAAGCGCTCGTCCTGTACCGGTCGGCGCCGCTGCACGCGCTGGGCTCCGCGGCCGACGCGGTGCGCCGACGTCGTTACGCCGGCACCGAGCACATCGCCACGTACATCATCGAGCGCAACATCAACTACACGAACGTCTGCGTGACGGCGTGCAAGTTCTGTGCCTTCTACGCCGCGCCCAAGGACACCGCGAAGGGCTGGACCCGCGACCTCGACGACATCCTGCGCCGCTGCGCGGAGACCGTGGAACTCGGCGGTACGCAGATCATGTTCCAGGGCGGACACCACCCGGACTTCGGGGTGGAGTACTACGAGGAGCACTTCTCGGCGATCAAGAAGGCGTTCCCGCAGCTGGTCATCCATTCGCTGGGCGCATCCGAGGTCGAGCACATGGCGCGGATCTCCGAGGTCTCGGTGGAAGAGGCCATCACGCGGATCCACGCCGCCGGGCTCGACTCCTTCGCCGGTGCCGGCGCCGAGCTGCTGCCGGAGCGGCCGCGCAAGGCGATCGCCCCGCTCAAGGAGTCGGGTGAGCGCTGGCTGGAGATCATGGAGGCGGCTCACCGGCTGGGCGTGGAGTCGACGTCCACGATGCTGATGGGCACCGGCGAGACCAATGCCGAGCGGATCGAGCACCTGCGGATGATCCGTGACGTGCAGGACAGGACGGGCGGCTTCCGCGCGTTCATCCCGTACACCTACCAGCCGGAGAACAACCATCTGAAGGGCCGTACCCAGGCCACGCTCTTCGAGTACCTGCGGATGATCGCCATCGCCCGTCTCTTCCTGGACAACGTGGCGCACATCCAGGGCTCCTGGCTGACCACCGGCAAGGAGGTCGGCCAGCTGTCGCTGCACTACGGTGCCGACGACCTGGGTTCGATCATGCTGGAGGAGAACGTGGTCTCGTCTGCGGGTGCCAGGCACCGGTCGAACCGGATGGAGATCATCGACCTCATCCGCAAGTCCGGCCGGGTCCCCGCCCAGCGGACCACGACCTATGAGCACATCGTCGTCCACGACGACCCGGCGAACGACCCGGTCGACGACCGTGTCGTCTCGCACATCTCCTCCACCGCGATCGAGGGCGGCACCGCCCACCCCGAACTGAAGCTGCTCGACGCCAACTGA
- a CDS encoding LysM peptidoglycan-binding domain-containing protein, with translation MARTNPGSTGGPTNRTPQPLPRRRTAGDIGKAFFAFLALAGLLLAVPLALSTQGWPLPHSMPSVDMVQQQITVDTFVNILVVVVWLAWAQFAACVLVEIKAAVSGVGMPSHIPGAGPSQMLARQLIAALLLVSATAASFAPGISQLGQSLESTHKPTVAAAQQAPGIGSVQQAQAAMAQQAEAQAEQASVHTGPSADGATKFYRINPPEGRHHDSLWEIAQRHLGDGRRYKEIYQLNKDRTQPDGTKLSEASLIRPGWIMEMPADAHGGDVVEMPDQAPKISESLQQQISEYAKSGDHKQQPAQQQGGNRVDNPTAQISVPEQRLPNAPLPNAPLGDSGAVAEAPSQGSDMAFALSTALIGAPLLAAGVLGALGRRRRMALWQSAMTAVAGRRGMEPPVPTGDEADVHDALLVGADPEAVHFLDLGLRGLSASLATENRALPVVYAAWLTDGDLHLQLAQPAGQPPAPWEQGQDQTFWRLERSAVSAYEGIDQETAAAPYPGLVSLGTRDDARLLLNLEAVPGMVALGGPAVQRAAVLSSVAAELATNGWSDRMTVTVVGFGAELSPLAPTRLRHLGSVDELIETLGAEIGQRRTALGAAGHDSVLTGRMGPAQQTRWAPHLVLVADQPTAGEATALAELTSDSGRLGIGCLIGTDQGEQLPGATWDLEITQEGALLAPLLGLELAAQLLPQAQHEAVVRLFADADPQGDGPEPARPFLVDITEQGRPAVYARLVGPYEIIGLETPDSERSVLLHEALALLLLHREGVHPRVLASAMWPRGVTPEVCDALIERLRVWLGTDEDGSARLRTDVTGRLTLAPSVVSDLDVLRSLHHEATEGRGARRASVRERLLTDALGLVRGPLLADRTEGRYTWLAHEIIDTQLPLLVADVALALSAHHLEQEQPEKAIAALNAAVAGSSADERLWNELLRATHATADESRLRELAADLAARSGARGLPPRTEALLDELLPGWRAEVSAAG, from the coding sequence ATGGCGCGCACCAATCCCGGCTCGACGGGCGGCCCGACCAATCGGACGCCGCAACCTCTGCCCCGCCGGCGTACCGCCGGTGACATCGGCAAGGCGTTTTTCGCGTTTCTCGCGCTCGCCGGGCTGCTGCTCGCCGTGCCACTGGCGCTGTCGACCCAGGGCTGGCCGCTGCCGCACAGCATGCCGTCCGTCGACATGGTGCAGCAGCAGATCACGGTCGACACCTTCGTCAACATCCTGGTGGTCGTGGTCTGGCTGGCCTGGGCGCAGTTCGCCGCGTGTGTGCTGGTCGAGATAAAGGCGGCGGTCTCCGGGGTCGGGATGCCCTCGCACATTCCCGGTGCGGGGCCGAGCCAGATGCTGGCCAGGCAGCTGATCGCAGCGCTGCTCCTCGTGAGCGCCACCGCCGCGAGCTTCGCACCCGGGATCTCGCAGTTGGGGCAGTCGCTGGAGTCGACGCACAAGCCGACCGTGGCCGCCGCCCAGCAGGCTCCCGGGATCGGCTCGGTGCAGCAGGCGCAGGCGGCGATGGCCCAGCAGGCCGAGGCGCAGGCGGAACAGGCGAGTGTGCACACCGGCCCCAGCGCCGACGGGGCGACGAAGTTCTACCGGATCAATCCGCCCGAGGGCCGGCACCACGACTCGCTGTGGGAGATTGCCCAGCGGCATCTCGGGGACGGGCGCCGGTACAAGGAGATCTACCAGCTCAACAAGGACCGGACGCAGCCGGACGGTACCAAGCTGTCCGAGGCCAGCCTGATCCGGCCCGGTTGGATCATGGAGATGCCGGCCGACGCGCACGGCGGTGACGTCGTGGAGATGCCCGACCAGGCGCCGAAGATCTCCGAGTCGCTCCAGCAGCAGATCTCCGAGTACGCCAAGTCCGGGGACCACAAGCAGCAGCCGGCGCAGCAACAGGGCGGCAACCGGGTGGACAACCCCACCGCACAGATCTCGGTCCCCGAGCAGCGGCTCCCGAACGCGCCGCTCCCGAACGCGCCGCTCGGGGACTCCGGCGCGGTCGCCGAGGCGCCGTCGCAGGGCTCGGACATGGCGTTCGCGCTGTCCACCGCGCTGATCGGCGCTCCGCTGCTCGCCGCCGGTGTGCTCGGCGCGCTTGGACGGCGCCGCCGGATGGCGCTGTGGCAGTCGGCGATGACCGCGGTGGCCGGGCGGCGCGGCATGGAGCCGCCGGTGCCCACCGGTGACGAGGCCGATGTCCACGACGCGCTGCTCGTCGGGGCCGACCCCGAGGCCGTGCACTTCCTGGACCTGGGACTCCGTGGCCTCTCCGCCTCCCTCGCGACCGAGAACCGTGCCCTGCCGGTCGTCTACGCGGCGTGGCTGACCGATGGCGACCTGCACCTCCAGCTGGCGCAGCCTGCCGGGCAGCCGCCCGCGCCGTGGGAGCAGGGCCAGGACCAGACGTTCTGGAGGCTCGAGCGGTCGGCGGTGTCGGCGTACGAGGGGATCGACCAGGAGACCGCGGCAGCGCCGTACCCGGGTCTTGTCAGTCTCGGGACCCGTGATGACGCGCGGCTGTTGCTGAATCTGGAGGCGGTGCCCGGCATGGTCGCGCTCGGCGGTCCGGCGGTTCAGCGTGCCGCCGTGCTGTCCTCGGTCGCGGCCGAGCTGGCGACCAATGGGTGGTCGGACCGGATGACGGTGACCGTGGTGGGCTTCGGCGCCGAGCTGAGTCCGCTGGCGCCGACCCGGCTGCGTCATCTGGGATCGGTGGACGAACTGATCGAGACGCTCGGTGCGGAGATCGGGCAGCGTCGTACGGCGCTCGGTGCGGCGGGCCATGACTCGGTGCTCACCGGGCGGATGGGACCGGCGCAGCAGACCCGCTGGGCGCCCCACCTGGTGCTGGTCGCCGACCAGCCGACCGCCGGCGAAGCCACCGCGCTGGCCGAACTGACCTCCGACTCGGGAAGGCTGGGCATCGGCTGCCTGATCGGTACCGATCAGGGTGAGCAACTCCCCGGTGCCACCTGGGACTTGGAGATCACTCAGGAAGGCGCGCTGCTGGCCCCGCTGCTCGGCCTGGAACTCGCCGCGCAGCTGCTCCCGCAGGCGCAGCACGAGGCCGTGGTACGGCTCTTCGCCGACGCGGATCCGCAGGGCGACGGGCCTGAGCCGGCCCGTCCCTTCCTGGTCGACATCACCGAGCAGGGACGCCCCGCGGTGTACGCGAGGCTGGTCGGCCCCTACGAGATCATCGGCCTCGAGACGCCGGACAGCGAGCGCAGTGTGCTGCTGCACGAGGCGCTGGCGCTGCTGCTGCTGCACCGTGAGGGGGTGCATCCCCGGGTTCTGGCCTCGGCGATGTGGCCGCGGGGTGTCACGCCGGAGGTGTGCGACGCACTGATCGAGCGGCTGCGGGTGTGGCTCGGCACGGACGAGGACGGCTCGGCCCGGCTCCGTACGGATGTGACCGGGCGGCTCACCCTTGCTCCTTCGGTCGTGTCCGACCTGGATGTGCTGCGCTCGCTCCATCACGAGGCGACGGAGGGGCGTGGCGCCCGTCGTGCCTCGGTGCGGGAGCGGCTGCTGACCGATGCGCTCGGGCTGGTGCGCGGGCCGTTGCTGGCCGACCGTACGGAGGGCCGCTACACCTGGCTGGCCCACGAGATCATCGACACCCAGCTGCCTTTGCTGGTGGCCGATGTGGCGCTCGCGCTGTCCGCGCACCATCTGGAGCAGGAGCAGCCGGAGAAGGCGATCGCCGCCCTGAACGCGGCGGTTGCGGGGTCGTCGGCGGACGAGCGGCTGTGGAACGAACTGCTGCGGGCGACCCATGCGACGGCTGACGAGTCGAGGCTGCGTGAGCTGGCGGCTGACCTGGCGGCGCGCAGCGGGGCCCGTGGGCTGCCGCCGCGGACCGAGGCCCTGCTGGACGAGCTGCTGCCCGGGTGGCGTGCAGAGGTCTCAGCGGCGGGGTGA